From Pseudodesulfovibrio nedwellii:
CACAATTAGATAATACTATCATCGACAGCCACGGGTATTCGAGTCATCCAACAGGATATGAATTCAACTATGATGACTCGAATCTTATTGGTGGCTTTGTTGGTGGCTATAATTGGCGAATCAATAATTGGGTGACAGGACTCGAGGCAGATTTCAATTTTGGTCAGATTGATGCCTCTTCCGATGCATTCGATACGTCGCAATATGATGAAATCGTTAAATCGACACACAACTGGTCTTCAACCCTCCGAGGGCGCGTTGGTTATGTTTTCGATAATTTCTTCCCCTATATTACAGGCGGTTTAGCTGTCGCAAATATAACGAATAAACTCACAGATTATGATGGTGCCAATGTGGACCCAAGGGATTCCTATTCAAGCACGAAAAACCAAATAGGCTGGGTTGTCGGAGCAGGTGCAGAAATGGAAATATCCGAATCCTGGGGACTTCGCCTGGAAGGATTGCATATGAACTATGGGCGCGTTGACAATTCCACAGGTGCAAACACGGCCTCTTTTGGACAGAGAAATAAAATGAACACCGTTCGGGTTGGACTTATTTATTTCTTTTAGTTCTTCTCTGTTTTTACAATGTGCAAAAGCGGGCAAAACAATATTTTCTGCCCGCTTTTGCGTGTAAGTTATACGTGTTGTTTTCTTTTTCCCGTTTTCTGACCTCAGTACCTACCGTGCGCCCATTTTCGCTCCCAACCAATTTTTCGGAGTGACCGATTCCGGCACACCTTCTCGTGCGTCTACCCCCCGCGCTTCGCGCAATTTATCCTGATAAACCTTCCAATAGGACTGAGCCAGCGCGGTGGACCCCGAAAGTGGATATGCCAAAGTCGCGGCTAGACGCGCCGAGAGCGTCTCGGCCAGCAGAGAATCGTATTTCCTGGGATCCGCTTCACAACGGACATAGGAAATAAACAGCGGTGCTTCCTCATCACACAAGATAATATTGGACTGAATCTCCCAATCACGGACTTCTTCCCCATTGACACCCACCACTTGAATTATGCGCAAAAAATCCACAGGCAGGTTGTACTTGTATTCCCACCGCCACAATGGGGCCACTGTCCCAGCGGCCAGCTCAGCCTGAGCCA
This genomic window contains:
- a CDS encoding outer membrane protein, producing MIKSVVKKNLIACIFVCLLCPLAFAKDNFSGPYLGAHFGGAQLDNTIIDSHGYSSHPTGYEFNYDDSNLIGGFVGGYNWRINNWVTGLEADFNFGQIDASSDAFDTSQYDEIVKSTHNWSSTLRGRVGYVFDNFFPYITGGLAVANITNKLTDYDGANVDPRDSYSSTKNQIGWVVGAGAEMEISESWGLRLEGLHMNYGRVDNSTGANTASFGQRNKMNTVRVGLIYFF